A single genomic interval of Dromiciops gliroides isolate mDroGli1 chromosome 1, mDroGli1.pri, whole genome shotgun sequence harbors:
- the LRATD2 gene encoding protein LRATD2 has protein sequence MGNQVEKLTHLSYKEVPTADPTGLDRDDGPRIGVSYIFSNDDEEMEQQQGPGQDVGDLQDLPEEQLQTPLPAPQQPYDPRLYEVECSVYYRDECIYQKSFSSGPAALSTYTPENLLNKCKPGDLVEFVSQAQYPHWAVYVGDFQVVHLHRLEVSNSFLTDASQGRRGRVVNELYRYKPLSPSTVVRNALAQVGAKERDLSWRNSESFAAWCRYGKREFKIGGELRIGKQPYRLQIQLSAQRSHTLEFQSLEDLIMEKRRNDQIGRAAVLQELATHLHPVDPEEGDGEPARTTSEPAELPPLAPTPPPSQHHSQAAH, from the coding sequence ATGGGCAACCAGGTGGAGAAACTGACCCACCTAAGTTACAAGGAAGTTCCCACAGCCGATCCCACGGGCTTGGACCGGGACGATGGTCCCCGAATTggagtttcctatatattttctaATGACGACGAAGAGATGGAGCAGCAGCAGGGACCCGGGCAAGACGTAGGGGATTTACAGGATCTGCCCGAGGAGCAGCTTCAGACACCTCTGCCAGCTCCGCAACAACCTTACGATCCCCGTCTCTACGAGGTGGAATGTTCTGTGTACTACCGAGACGAGTGCATCTATCAGAAGAGCTTCTCTTCCGGGCCGGCTGCCCTCAGCACTTACACCCCGGAGAATCTATTGAACAAGTGCAAGCCGGGAGACTTGGTGGAGTTTGTTTCCCAGGCTCAATACCCACACTGGGCAGTGTACGTAGGTGACTTCCAGGTGGTACATTTGCACCGGCTGGAGGTGAGCAACAGTTTCCTGACAGACGCCAGCCAGGGTCGTCGGGGCAGGGTGGTGAACGAGCTGTATCGCTACAAGCCCCTCAGCCCTAGCACCGTAGTGCGCAACGCGTTGGCTCAGGTGGGCGCCAAGGAGCGGGATTTGAGCTGGCGCAACTCGGAAAGCTTCGCCGCCTGGTGCCGCTATGGCAAGCGGGAGTTCAAGATTGGCGGGGAGCTGCGGATTGGCAAGCAGCCCTACCGGCTGCAGATCCAGCTCTCCGCCCAGCGCAGCCACACTCTGGAGTTTcagagtctggaggacctgatcATGGAGAAGCGCCGAAATGATCAGATTGGGCGCGCCGCTGTGCTACAGGAACTAGCTACTCACCTGCACCCTGTGGACCCggaggaaggggatggggagcCCGCCCGGACTACCAGTGAACCTGCCGAACTCCCGCCTTTGGCACCGACCCCTCCTCCCTCACAGCACCATTCGCAGGCGGCACACTGA